The following are from one region of the Hippocampus zosterae strain Florida chromosome 9, ASM2543408v3, whole genome shotgun sequence genome:
- the manf gene encoding mesencephalic astrocyte-derived neurotrophic factor — translation MLISGGVSAAVLLAAVLASSEALKEGECEVCVTFLGKFYKTLQEDKVEMKSDNVEKALLKSCSAAKGKENRFCYYIGATSDAATKMINEVSKPLSYHVPVDKICEKLKKKDSQICELRYDKQVDLSSVDLKKLKVKDLKKILEEWGESCKGCAEKSDFIRKITELMPKYAPAAASSRTDL, via the exons ATGTTGATTTCTGGCGGCGTGTCGGCGGCTGTGCTGCTCGCGGCGGTGCTGGCGTCCAGCGAGGCGCTCAAGGAAGGAGAATGCGAAG TGTGTGTGACGTTTTTGGGCAAGTTCTACAAAACGCTTCAGGAGGACAAAGTGGAAATGAAAAGCGACAATGTGGAGAAGGCGCTCCTCAAGAGCTGCAGCGCCGCCAAAGGCAAAGAAAATCGATTT TGCTACTACATTGGTGCGACCAGCGATGCCGCCACGAAGATGATCAACGAGGTGTCCAAGCCGCTCAGCTATCACGTCCCAGTTGACAAAATCTGCGAGAAGCTGAAGAAGAAAGACAGCCAAATCTGTGAACTGCGATACG aCAAACAAGTGGACCTGAGCTCGGTGGACCTGAAGAAACTGAAGGTCAAGGATCTGAAGAAGATTTTGGAAGAGTGGGGCGAGTCGTGCAAAGGCTGCGCCGAAAAGTCCGACTTCATCCGGAAGATCACAGAGCTGATGCCCAAGTACGCACCCGCCGCCGCCAGCTCACGGACTGACCTCTGA